A segment of the Georgenia sp. M64 genome:
CCCCGCGCGCAGGTGCTGGTAGAAGCTGTAGGAGCTGAATCCGAACTGCACTGGTGGTTCCTCCGCCTTGTCGTGGTGGTCGTGTCGTGGTGCTCGTGTCGTGGTCGTCGTGTCGTGGTGGTCGTGTCGTGGTGGTCGGTTGTGGGTGGGGTCAGGACAGGCCCGCGTAGCTGAGCCGCCGCTCCGCCTGGCGCACCGGGTGGGCGACGGGCGAGGCGAGCAGGAGCTTCTGGGTGTAGGGGTGGACGGGGTTCGACGTCACGACGTCGCCCTCGCCGGACTCGACGATCTCCCCGCGGAGCATGACGGCGACGCGGTGGCTGATGTACCGCACCACCGACAGGTCGTGGGAGACGAAGAGGTAGGACACCCCCGTCTGTTCCTGGACGTCGATGAGGAGGTCGAGGACGACCGCCTGGGTGGACAGGTCCAGGGCGCTGACCGGCTCGTCGCACACGATGAGCCGGGGTCGCATCGCCAGGGCCCGGGCGATCGCGACGCGCTGGCGCTGGCCGCCGGAGAACTCCCGCGGGTAGCGCCGGCCGGCGTCGGCGGCGAGGCCCACCTGGTCGAGCAGCTGCCGCACCCGCGCGGACGCCTCCGCCCGGCCCACCCCCTGCGCGGTGAGCGGCTCGGTGAGGATGCTCTCGACCGTCATCGCCGGGTTGAGCGAGGAGTACGGGTCCTGGAAGACCACCTGGATGTCGCGGCTGAGGACCCGGCGCGCGCGGCGCCCCAGGTGGGTGATGTCGGTGCCGTCGAAGTGGATGCTTCCGCCGGTGACCTCGGCCAGGCCCAGGACGGCACGGCCCAGGGTCGTCTTGCCCGACCCGGACTCACCGACCAGCCCGACCGTCTCGCCCGCGGCGACGTCGAGGGAGACGCTGTGCAGGGCATGGAAGGACGGCCGCCGGAAGCCGCCGCCGCGGTAGACGACGTCCAGGTCGCGCACGGAGAGCAGGGGCTCGCTGGTGGCGTTGTCGTTCATCGGGTCACCTCCGGGACCTCGTCGCGGGAGCGGCGCGGCGGCGCGTCGTCGAGCGTCGCGGCGAGCAGGGTGCGGGTGTACTCGTGGTGCGGGTCGTCGAAGAGCTCGAGCACAGGGCGCTGCTCGACGATGCGGCCCTCCCGCATGACGGCGACACGGTCGCAGATGTCTGCCACGACGCCGAGGTTGTGCGTGACGAGGACGAGGCCCATGTTCCGCTCACGCTGAAGGTCCCGGAGCAGGCTGAGGACCTCCGCCTGGACGGTCACGTCCAGCGCGGTCGTCGGCTCGTCGGCGATGAGGAGCTCGGGGTCGCACGAGACCGCACCGGCGATGAGGACGCGCTGGGCCATGCCCCCGCTGAGCTGGTGCGGGTAGGAGCGCATCGTCCGGGCCGGGTCCGGGATGCCCACGCGCTCGAGCAGCGCCGTCGCCCGCGCGGTGGCCTCCTTCCTCGACAGACCGAGCCGGCGGCGCATCGGCTTGACGAGCTGGGAGCCGATCGTGAAGGACGGGTCGAGGTTGGACATCGGCTCCTGCGGCACGTAGGCCATCCGGGTGCCGCGCAGCGCCTGCATCTGCGGCTCGGAGAGCCCGACGAGGCTGCGGCCGTCCAGCTCGAGGCGTCGGGCCGAGACGACGGCACCGGGCGGCAGCAGGCCGAGGATGGCGAAGGAGGTCTGCGACTTCCCGGAGCCGGACTCGCCCACGAGGCCGAGGACCTCACCGCGCTCGACGTGGAGCGAGACGTCCTCGACCACCGTGGTGCCGGTGCCGTCTGCGCCCGGGTAGCGCACGCTGAGGTTGGCGACGTCGAGGAGCGCACCCTCGTGGGTGGGGGCCGCGGCGGCCGAGCCGTCGTCGTCGCTCGCGGCGACGACCAGCCGGCCGTTCCCGGGCCGGGTGCCCTTCGCCCAGGCGCTCTTGGTGGTGCGGGACGCGCCGAGGGTGTCCGCGAGCGCGGCGCCGAGCAGCGCCAGGGACATCACGGTCAGTCCGATCGCGACACCGGGGACGACCACCAGCTCGGGGGCGCGCTGGAAGTTCTGGAACGCGGAGCTGAGCTCCCCGCCCCAGCTCGGCCGCTCGGGGTCGCCGAAGCCGAGGAACTCCAGGCCGGCCTGGACGATGATCGCCATGCCGAAGATGAAGGACGAGCGCACGAGCACCGGGCCGAGCACCACGGAGAGCACGTGCCGGAAGATGATCCGCGGGTCGGTCAGTCCCGCCACCCGTGCCGCGTCGACGTAGAGCTCCTGGCGGACCCCGATGACGGCGCTGCGGGTGAGGCGGAAGAGGTCGGGCGAGGCCAGGACCCCCAGGGTGATCATGGTCGGCGCGAGCCCGCTGCCGAGCGAGGCGATGACCACGATGATGATGAGGATCTCGGGCAGGGACATCAGCAGGTTCGACACCCAGCTGGCCAGCCCGTCGAACCAGCGCGAGTAGTAGCCGGCGAGGAGCCCGGCCGGCACCCCGCACAGCACGGCGGTGACCACCATGATCGTGCCGGCCTGGAGGCTGACGCGCCCGCCCCACAGGATCCTGCTGAGCACGTCGCGGCCGCTGCCGTCGGTGCCGAGCGGGTGAGCGGCGCTGGGCCCCTGGAGGGACTCCGACAGGACGACGAGGTTGGGGTCCTGGGGGGAGAGCACCGGTGCGAGGAGGCTCGCGGCGACGATGG
Coding sequences within it:
- a CDS encoding ATP-binding cassette domain-containing protein, yielding MNDNATSEPLLSVRDLDVVYRGGGFRRPSFHALHSVSLDVAAGETVGLVGESGSGKTTLGRAVLGLAEVTGGSIHFDGTDITHLGRRARRVLSRDIQVVFQDPYSSLNPAMTVESILTEPLTAQGVGRAEASARVRQLLDQVGLAADAGRRYPREFSGGQRQRVAIARALAMRPRLIVCDEPVSALDLSTQAVVLDLLIDVQEQTGVSYLFVSHDLSVVRYISHRVAVMLRGEIVESGEGDVVTSNPVHPYTQKLLLASPVAHPVRQAERRLSYAGLS
- a CDS encoding dipeptide/oligopeptide/nickel ABC transporter permease/ATP-binding protein — encoded protein: MSVPAVAPSPTLRRARTFVRNPVGVAAASVLLAIVAASLLAPVLSPQDPNLVVLSESLQGPSAAHPLGTDGSGRDVLSRILWGGRVSLQAGTIMVVTAVLCGVPAGLLAGYYSRWFDGLASWVSNLLMSLPEILIIIVVIASLGSGLAPTMITLGVLASPDLFRLTRSAVIGVRQELYVDAARVAGLTDPRIIFRHVLSVVLGPVLVRSSFIFGMAIIVQAGLEFLGFGDPERPSWGGELSSAFQNFQRAPELVVVPGVAIGLTVMSLALLGAALADTLGASRTTKSAWAKGTRPGNGRLVVAASDDDGSAAAAPTHEGALLDVANLSVRYPGADGTGTTVVEDVSLHVERGEVLGLVGESGSGKSQTSFAILGLLPPGAVVSARRLELDGRSLVGLSEPQMQALRGTRMAYVPQEPMSNLDPSFTIGSQLVKPMRRRLGLSRKEATARATALLERVGIPDPARTMRSYPHQLSGGMAQRVLIAGAVSCDPELLIADEPTTALDVTVQAEVLSLLRDLQRERNMGLVLVTHNLGVVADICDRVAVMREGRIVEQRPVLELFDDPHHEYTRTLLAATLDDAPPRRSRDEVPEVTR